In the genome of Nitrospinota bacterium, one region contains:
- a CDS encoding transglycosylase SLT domain-containing protein, which yields MGKGRFNGWAVTLASTFILASSPLYASTPELAGEEPLSAAALEPDYQDDLFPEPAVLRPNVNFWLDVYTKYDENQAILHDSVNLDIRYEVVDLDEAYPRASRRYAARQLTLRKRQIADALKRLARREGRCEGEGECRIAALFGNTPDARVYREASEQLRVQYGLKSRFKLGLITSGQYMPEMRRIFERYGVPLDLLALPHVESSFNVKAYSRVGAAGIWQFMRSTGKHYMKINGQTDERRDPLIATEGAAKFLRDNHEHLESWPLVVTSYNHGKNGMAHAKRIYGDDIAGIIKNYDGPAFGFASRNFYCEFLAARRIMQHPERYFGNIDFHSPLEFDVVRLQNHVRIRDLARFYDMKEIARLNPALHKNTLASQGLLPRGYTLRIPHGTAAGFAQVASYTPTPAELARAVPAPNPAPAGRKDYGAVAPGGEYVVDHGDSLYSIAMKYNTTVTALKELNDMGRRSRINPGQKLALPAEAASQIMPSARQPSTEAASPQPAASRPHAGVEPAPRDRPGDGKHSIGAEYAALFAYMSNRVATLIGWNSAPPPAPVAVAAAATAPPIQPAAVSRPVPGKDRFRVIKAEDGYGVISVLPEETLTHYADWAGVSTREIMRLNKWRRPALHLWRTVKIPMDKTDADTFERRRNDFHQSLYKDFFDSHNVKEVDDRVLHRGQTAWTIWNGQREVPLWLISLYNEGKQLDRLHAGEILRMPVIEKKSF from the coding sequence ATGGGAAAGGGAAGGTTCAACGGGTGGGCGGTCACACTTGCCTCCACATTTATTCTAGCATCATCTCCGCTTTATGCATCCACTCCGGAACTTGCCGGGGAAGAACCCCTCTCCGCCGCCGCGCTGGAGCCGGACTATCAGGATGACCTGTTCCCCGAACCGGCGGTGTTGCGTCCAAACGTGAATTTTTGGCTCGACGTTTACACCAAATACGACGAGAACCAGGCGATCCTCCATGACAGCGTGAATCTCGACATCCGCTACGAGGTGGTTGATCTGGACGAAGCCTACCCCCGCGCCTCGCGCCGTTATGCGGCCAGGCAGCTCACATTGCGCAAACGGCAAATAGCCGATGCGCTGAAGCGCCTCGCCCGGCGGGAGGGGCGGTGCGAAGGGGAAGGGGAATGCCGGATTGCCGCGCTGTTTGGCAACACGCCGGATGCCCGCGTCTACCGCGAGGCGTCGGAGCAGTTGCGGGTGCAGTACGGCCTCAAGAGCCGCTTCAAGCTGGGGCTCATCACCAGCGGACAATACATGCCCGAGATGAGAAGGATTTTTGAACGGTACGGTGTGCCGCTGGATCTGCTGGCGCTGCCGCACGTGGAAAGCTCGTTCAACGTCAAGGCATACTCCCGCGTGGGAGCCGCCGGCATCTGGCAGTTCATGCGCTCCACCGGCAAGCATTACATGAAGATCAACGGCCAAACGGATGAACGGCGCGACCCGCTCATCGCCACCGAAGGGGCCGCCAAGTTCCTGCGCGACAATCATGAACACCTGGAAAGCTGGCCGCTGGTGGTCACCAGCTACAACCACGGCAAGAACGGCATGGCCCACGCCAAACGAATCTACGGCGACGACATCGCCGGCATCATCAAAAATTACGACGGGCCGGCTTTTGGTTTCGCCAGCCGCAATTTCTACTGCGAATTCCTGGCGGCCCGCCGCATCATGCAACACCCCGAACGGTACTTCGGCAACATCGACTTCCACTCGCCGCTCGAATTCGACGTGGTGAGGCTGCAAAACCATGTACGCATCCGCGACTTGGCGCGGTTTTACGACATGAAAGAAATCGCGCGCCTCAACCCGGCGCTGCATAAGAACACCTTGGCGAGCCAAGGCTTGCTCCCGCGCGGCTACACGTTGCGCATCCCCCACGGCACAGCCGCCGGTTTCGCGCAGGTGGCTTCGTATACCCCCACGCCAGCCGAGTTAGCGCGGGCCGTACCCGCCCCAAACCCCGCGCCGGCCGGCCGCAAGGATTACGGCGCCGTGGCTCCCGGCGGGGAATATGTGGTCGATCACGGCGATTCGCTGTACAGCATCGCCATGAAATACAACACCACCGTGACGGCGCTGAAAGAACTTAACGACATGGGTCGCCGCAGCCGGATCAACCCCGGCCAGAAACTGGCATTGCCGGCCGAGGCGGCTTCGCAAATCATGCCGTCCGCGCGGCAACCGTCAACAGAGGCGGCTTCGCCCCAACCCGCCGCCAGCCGGCCGCACGCGGGCGTTGAGCCGGCGCCGCGTGACCGGCCCGGCGATGGTAAACATTCCATCGGCGCTGAATACGCCGCGCTCTTTGCTTATATGTCCAATCGGGTGGCCACGTTGATTGGCTGGAACAGCGCGCCGCCGCCCGCCCCCGTTGCGGTTGCGGCGGCCGCAACGGCGCCCCCCATCCAGCCCGCCGCCGTATCCCGCCCGGTGCCGGGCAAAGACAGGTTCCGCGTCATAAAGGCGGAGGACGGCTACGGCGTCATATCGGTATTGCCGGAAGAAACCCTGACCCATTACGCCGACTGGGCCGGCGTTTCCACCCGCGAAATCATGCGCCTCAACAAATGGCGCCGCCCCGCGCTGCATCTGTGGCGGACGGTGAAAATCCCCATGGACAAGACCGATGCGGATACTTTTGAGCGGCGCCGCAATGATTTCCACCAAAGCCTGTATAAGGATTTTTTCGACAGCCATAACGTGAAGGAGGTGGACGACCGCGTGCTTCACCGCGGGCAAACGGCATGGACGATCTGGAACGGCCAGCGTGAGGTGCCGCTATGGCTGATCTCCCTGTACAACGAAGGGAAGCAGCTCGACCGCCTCCACGCCGGGGAGATACTCCGGATGCCGGTTATCGAAAAAAAGTCCTTCTAA
- the hemB gene encoding porphobilinogen synthase has protein sequence MKFPEYRGRRIRMSEGLRRMTREFRLSPDNLIYPLFVTFGKGIKEEIGSMPGNYRWPVDKLAAEAKEIQSLGIPAVILFGIPETKDEKGTSGCQPDGVVQNAIREIKNAAPELVVITDVCIDEYTTHGHCGIVGPHGKILNDETLEMLALMALSHAEAGADMVAPSDMMDGRVAVIRKALDARGFSDIPIMAYAAKYASGFYGPFREACDSAPKFGNRTTYQMDPPNAREALREVALDIQEGADIVMVKPALSYLDIIRDVRTRFDMPVAAYNVSGEYSMVMAAAEKGWIDGHRVMMEVLLSIHRAGADMILTYYAKQAAKDLNG, from the coding sequence ATGAAATTCCCCGAATATCGTGGCAGACGCATCCGCATGTCCGAGGGGTTGAGGCGGATGACGCGGGAGTTCCGGCTTTCCCCCGACAACCTGATTTATCCTTTGTTTGTCACCTTCGGCAAGGGGATAAAGGAAGAGATCGGCTCGATGCCGGGGAACTACCGCTGGCCGGTGGACAAGCTGGCGGCGGAGGCGAAAGAGATTCAATCGCTCGGCATCCCGGCGGTGATCCTGTTCGGCATTCCGGAGACCAAGGACGAAAAAGGGACGAGCGGCTGCCAGCCGGACGGCGTGGTGCAAAACGCCATCCGCGAGATCAAGAACGCCGCCCCGGAACTGGTCGTTATCACCGATGTATGCATCGACGAATACACCACGCACGGCCACTGCGGCATCGTGGGGCCGCACGGAAAAATACTGAACGACGAAACGCTGGAAATGCTGGCGCTGATGGCCCTTTCGCACGCCGAGGCCGGCGCCGATATGGTGGCCCCGTCCGACATGATGGACGGCCGCGTGGCGGTGATACGCAAGGCGCTGGACGCGCGCGGTTTCAGCGATATCCCCATCATGGCCTACGCGGCGAAATACGCATCGGGCTTCTACGGCCCGTTCCGCGAGGCGTGCGACAGCGCCCCCAAATTCGGCAACCGGACGACCTACCAGATGGATCCGCCCAACGCCCGCGAAGCGCTGCGCGAAGTGGCGCTCGACATCCAGGAAGGGGCCGACATCGTCATGGTGAAACCGGCGCTTTCGTATCTGGACATCATCCGCGACGTGCGCACCCGCTTTGACATGCCGGTGGCCGCCTACAACGTCAGCGGCGAATACAGCATGGTGATGGCCGCCGCCGAAAAGGGGTGGATAGACGGCCACCGGGTGATGATGGAGGTGCTCCTCTCCATCCACCGCGCGGGGGCCGACATGATTTTGACCTACTACGCGAAACAGGCGGCCAAAGACCTCAACGGCTGA
- a CDS encoding HD-GYP domain-containing protein: MIKKITVEQLEPGMFVADFNCGWLEHPFLTNSVLVKDAHTVEKVKAFGIRELYIDTRKGSDVGEGRGKKREDVQKELHEEMHRLVEMDRTVINTVPMEEEIHHAKAVKHEAKKVVTGILHEARLGKQVALEEANHVVEKLVDSVFRNVDALASLSRIKSKDQYTFMHSVNVCVLMIAFCRFIGIDRETIQKVGVGALLHDIGKMKVSDAVLNKPGPLTDAEFDLMKSHVTHGHDILIGTKGIPFEAIEVASQHHERFDGTGYPLQLDHENISRYGKMAALADVYDAITTNRIYHKGLEPAEAIRKIYEWSKHHFDAEMAQYFVKCVGIYPVGTLVRLESGLLAVVAVPGQRSMLTPTVIAVYDEGTHLRITPHEIALDGPAGERHRIIGYEDPQKYRLNPLDYLDLAGVM; encoded by the coding sequence ATGATTAAAAAGATTACGGTGGAACAGCTCGAGCCCGGCATGTTCGTGGCCGATTTCAACTGCGGCTGGCTTGAGCATCCTTTCCTTACCAATTCGGTTCTAGTAAAAGACGCGCATACCGTTGAAAAAGTAAAGGCGTTCGGCATCCGGGAACTCTACATCGATACCCGGAAGGGTTCCGATGTGGGGGAGGGGCGCGGGAAAAAGCGCGAAGATGTGCAAAAAGAGCTGCACGAAGAGATGCACCGGCTGGTCGAGATGGACCGGACGGTGATTAACACGGTGCCGATGGAAGAGGAGATACACCACGCCAAAGCGGTGAAACACGAGGCGAAAAAGGTGGTGACCGGCATTCTGCACGAGGCGCGGCTGGGCAAGCAGGTGGCGCTGGAAGAGGCCAACCATGTGGTGGAGAAGTTGGTCGATTCGGTGTTCCGCAACGTCGACGCGCTTGCCTCCTTAAGCCGCATCAAGAGCAAGGATCAGTACACGTTCATGCACAGCGTGAACGTCTGCGTGCTGATGATCGCGTTTTGCCGCTTCATCGGCATCGACCGCGAAACCATACAGAAGGTGGGGGTGGGGGCGCTGCTGCACGACATCGGCAAGATGAAAGTGTCCGACGCCGTCCTCAACAAGCCGGGGCCGCTCACCGACGCGGAATTCGACTTGATGAAAAGCCACGTCACCCACGGTCACGACATCCTGATTGGCACCAAGGGGATACCCTTCGAGGCGATTGAGGTGGCCAGCCAGCACCATGAGCGGTTCGACGGCACAGGGTATCCCTTACAGCTCGACCACGAGAACATCTCGCGTTACGGGAAGATGGCCGCCCTGGCCGATGTGTACGACGCGATCACCACCAACCGCATCTACCACAAAGGGCTGGAACCGGCCGAGGCGATACGGAAGATATACGAGTGGAGCAAGCACCACTTCGACGCCGAGATGGCCCAGTATTTCGTGAAATGCGTCGGCATCTACCCGGTCGGCACGCTGGTGCGGCTGGAAAGCGGCCTGCTGGCGGTGGTGGCGGTGCCGGGGCAGCGCTCCATGCTCACCCCCACGGTTATCGCCGTGTACGACGAGGGCACGCACCTGCGCATTACTCCGCATGAGATCGCGCTGGACGGCCCCGCCGGGGAGCGCCACCGGATCATCGGCTACGAAGACCCGCAGAAGTACCGGCTCAACCCGCTCGACTATCTCGACCTCGCGGGAGTGATGTAG
- a CDS encoding indole-3-glycerol-phosphate synthase: MAKNKTGVIHPLLKRILDNKREEVHHTRSVVPLYDMKKKAEDADKPRPFAGGILAAKAKRKVIAEIKRISPGNAQLRKDFDPAAIGKGYEANGAAAVSVLTDTVFFGGSLGILAQVKDAVSIPVLRKDFIIEPYQIYEARAWGADAVLLMAVNFASKEEFQEMIGLAQETGIEPLLEIHNAEEAAWLPAGRHAVGINNRDFKDPDLKVDTGTAKKIAPLVKNARLLVSESGITSGYMMDELMGQGIDAFLIGNALMRDADPGAALAHLLK, translated from the coding sequence ATGGCTAAAAATAAAACCGGCGTGATCCATCCGCTGCTGAAGCGGATATTGGATAACAAGCGGGAAGAGGTGCATCACACCCGGAGCGTCGTGCCGCTGTACGACATGAAGAAGAAGGCGGAGGACGCCGACAAGCCGCGGCCGTTCGCCGGCGGCATTTTGGCGGCGAAGGCGAAGCGGAAGGTCATCGCCGAGATAAAGCGCATTTCCCCCGGCAACGCCCAGCTCCGCAAGGATTTCGATCCCGCCGCCATCGGCAAGGGGTACGAGGCCAACGGCGCGGCGGCCGTCTCGGTGCTCACCGATACGGTTTTCTTCGGCGGGTCGCTGGGCATTCTGGCGCAGGTGAAAGATGCGGTCTCCATCCCGGTGCTGCGGAAAGATTTCATCATCGAACCGTATCAGATATACGAGGCGCGCGCATGGGGGGCCGACGCGGTGTTGCTCATGGCGGTGAATTTCGCGTCGAAGGAGGAATTTCAGGAGATGATAGGCCTCGCGCAGGAGACCGGCATCGAGCCGCTGCTCGAAATCCATAACGCGGAGGAGGCGGCGTGGCTGCCCGCCGGGCGGCATGCGGTCGGCATCAACAACCGCGATTTTAAAGACCCGGACCTGAAGGTTGATACGGGCACCGCGAAAAAAATCGCCCCGCTGGTGAAAAACGCCCGCCTGCTGGTCAGCGAAAGCGGCATCACCAGCGGCTACATGATGGACGAACTGATGGGGCAGGGGATCGACGCCTTCCTCATCGGCAACGCCCTGATGCGCGATGCCGACCCCGGCGCCGCCCTCGCCCATTTGCTGAAGTAG
- a CDS encoding type II toxin-antitoxin system RelE/ParE family toxin, producing MIVEILPTAIKELKALPVNIQRQIAGKIDSLAKNPFPAGYKALKGEDTCRIRSGDYRVLYVVNKKANVLTIVKIRHRKDAYRGL from the coding sequence TTGATCGTTGAAATCCTTCCAACTGCGATTAAGGAACTTAAAGCCCTTCCCGTGAACATCCAGCGGCAGATTGCGGGGAAAATCGACTCCCTCGCCAAAAATCCTTTCCCCGCAGGCTATAAAGCGCTGAAAGGCGAAGATACTTGCCGCATACGGTCGGGAGACTACCGGGTTCTATATGTTGTAAACAAAAAAGCCAATGTCCTGACAATCGTAAAAATCCGCCACCGCAAAGACGCCTACCGGGGTTTATAA
- a CDS encoding type II toxin-antitoxin system RelE/ParE family toxin encodes MKVRFLKPAQFEVDDAVAWYASQSAGLDTQFLDDLDKVIRRAVAFPFSCVEIEEGLRRCLFSRFPYGIIYGMDSDTIFVVAVAHLHREPRYWIENMAKES; translated from the coding sequence ATGAAAGTACGCTTCCTCAAACCCGCGCAATTTGAGGTTGATGACGCCGTGGCTTGGTATGCATCCCAATCGGCCGGATTGGATACGCAATTTCTCGACGATCTGGATAAGGTTATCAGAAGGGCCGTGGCGTTTCCTTTTTCGTGCGTGGAAATCGAGGAAGGTCTTCGGCGCTGTTTGTTCTCCCGGTTCCCTTATGGGATTATTTACGGCATGGATTCCGACACAATCTTTGTGGTCGCGGTTGCGCATCTTCACCGCGAACCGCGATATTGGATTGAAAACATGGCGAAGGAATCGTAG
- the mreC gene encoding rod shape-determining protein MreC — MGRLFQKYENLILLFCLLIFAAVLLSNNARENRKPNLMERAVLAAVTPFQNMVTGTVRGAIAGYHRYFYLVDTAAYNDELLRMFHEQVFKNNQLREELKKHRRVDEMLGNGALKPDSLLLAEVAAWDATNIARTMVINRGDEQGVREGMVAMTRLGLVGRVVAVTANAARVLLITDARSAVDCYVQRTRTRCVVVGQNRKRCDVLYLPVNADVKAGDMLISTGLGGIYPAGLPVGRIATLEAGSSKLFFKAEMVPAADLERLEEVIITTAPPEIPDELKSEGPKKK, encoded by the coding sequence ATGGGCCGCCTGTTCCAAAAATACGAAAACCTGATCCTGCTGTTCTGCCTCCTCATCTTCGCGGCGGTGCTCCTTTCCAACAACGCCCGCGAAAACCGCAAGCCGAACCTGATGGAGCGCGCGGTGCTGGCCGCCGTCACCCCTTTCCAGAACATGGTCACCGGAACCGTCCGCGGCGCCATAGCCGGCTACCACCGCTACTTCTACCTCGTGGACACGGCCGCGTACAACGACGAACTGCTCCGGATGTTCCATGAACAGGTGTTCAAGAACAACCAACTGCGCGAAGAGCTGAAAAAACACCGCCGCGTCGACGAAATGCTGGGCAACGGCGCGCTGAAGCCGGACAGCCTGCTGCTGGCGGAAGTGGCGGCGTGGGACGCCACCAATATCGCCCGGACGATGGTCATCAACCGGGGGGACGAGCAGGGGGTGCGCGAGGGAATGGTGGCGATGACCCGCCTGGGGCTGGTGGGGCGCGTGGTGGCCGTCACCGCCAACGCCGCGCGCGTGCTGCTGATCACCGACGCGCGCAGCGCCGTGGACTGCTATGTACAGCGCACCCGCACCCGTTGCGTGGTGGTGGGACAAAACCGCAAACGGTGCGACGTGCTCTACCTGCCGGTGAACGCCGATGTGAAAGCGGGCGATATGCTGATCTCCACCGGGCTGGGGGGCATCTACCCCGCGGGCCTGCCGGTGGGACGCATCGCCACGCTTGAGGCCGGCTCCAGCAAGCTCTTCTTCAAGGCGGAGATGGTTCCCGCCGCCGACCTCGAACGTTTGGAGGAGGTCATCATCACCACGGCTCCGCCCGAAATTCCCGATGAACTTAAAAGCGAGGGGCCGAAGAAAAAATGA
- a CDS encoding SLC26A/SulP transporter family protein produces MKRDNLSGDFWGGLTAMLIALPSAIAFGVAIYSPFGASFSAQGAIAGILGVTALGLLAPALGGTNRLITAPCAPAAAVLTAFVIEYLHKGNGIESALLMLALLGLIAGIIQVIFGAVGLGTLIKYMPYPVVSGYLSGVGLYIIASQVPKFLGVPKNVHFWESLASLNLWNWEGMVVGMVTMAAMLGAAKITKAVPAAIIALFAGMLSYFLLGLADRSLLTLADNPLVIGPLGGAGGGLAEAITGRWQSFGGLHLADFMGLMEPAMTLAVLLSIDTLKTCVVLDSLTSSRHDSNRELVAQGAGNIASAAVGGIPGAGTMGATLVNMSSGASSRFSGIIEGILALIAFLLLGGVIARVPIAALSGILIVIGFRMIDKHTLGLLKSRSTVLDFAVIAAVVIVSLTVSLIAASGTGVVLAVALFIREQIGGRVIRSKTYGTEISSKHIRLEKEMEILKQRGNQMVIFELQGSLFFGTTDQLFTAIEEEIKTRTYVILDMRRVQTVDMTATHMLEQVKTRLAERNGFLIFSQIPKNIPSGKDIQEYFDQVGLVKWKSTTRDFNELDAAIQWVEDRILKGAAVERAEEERLKLHELELFRGRKEETLAVLESRMEKRSFKAGERIFASGDPGDELFLIRRGEVRILLPLDKNHTHHIATFGRGTFFGEMSFLDGSARSATALAYTDSDLYVLSRKAFDDLAGDHKMAAINLLDGLARLLASRLRYANAEMHALRS; encoded by the coding sequence ATGAAGCGCGATAATCTTTCGGGTGATTTCTGGGGCGGCCTGACGGCCATGTTGATTGCCCTGCCCTCCGCCATCGCCTTTGGCGTCGCCATTTATTCCCCTTTTGGCGCTTCCTTTTCCGCGCAAGGGGCGATTGCGGGAATTCTTGGCGTGACGGCGCTTGGCCTTTTGGCCCCGGCGCTGGGCGGAACCAACCGCCTGATCACCGCCCCGTGCGCCCCGGCGGCGGCCGTTCTGACGGCGTTCGTCATCGAATACCTGCATAAAGGAAACGGCATTGAATCGGCCCTCCTGATGCTGGCCTTGTTGGGTTTGATCGCCGGAATTATTCAGGTCATCTTCGGGGCCGTCGGCCTTGGCACATTGATAAAATACATGCCGTACCCGGTCGTCAGCGGCTATCTCAGCGGCGTCGGTTTATACATTATCGCCAGCCAGGTGCCAAAATTCCTGGGGGTGCCTAAAAACGTCCATTTCTGGGAATCGCTCGCCTCGCTGAATTTATGGAATTGGGAGGGGATGGTGGTCGGCATGGTGACGATGGCGGCCATGCTGGGAGCCGCCAAAATCACCAAGGCCGTTCCGGCCGCCATAATTGCGCTGTTTGCCGGCATGCTTTCATATTTTCTGCTGGGGCTGGCGGACAGATCCTTGTTGACGCTTGCGGACAATCCCCTGGTTATCGGGCCTCTGGGCGGAGCGGGAGGCGGACTGGCGGAAGCCATAACCGGCCGCTGGCAGTCCTTTGGCGGCCTTCATCTGGCCGATTTCATGGGGCTGATGGAGCCGGCCATGACGCTGGCCGTGCTGCTTTCGATCGACACCCTTAAAACCTGCGTCGTTTTGGACAGCCTCACCAGTTCCCGGCACGACTCCAACCGCGAGCTTGTGGCGCAAGGCGCCGGCAATATCGCATCGGCGGCGGTTGGGGGAATCCCCGGCGCGGGCACGATGGGGGCGACGCTGGTAAACATGTCAAGCGGCGCGTCGAGCCGCTTCTCGGGCATCATCGAGGGGATTTTGGCGCTCATCGCGTTTCTATTGCTGGGCGGCGTGATAGCCAGGGTGCCGATAGCCGCCTTGTCCGGCATTCTGATAGTAATCGGCTTTCGGATGATCGACAAACATACACTCGGCCTTTTGAAATCGCGCTCGACCGTCCTCGACTTTGCCGTGATCGCCGCGGTCGTCATCGTCTCGCTTACGGTAAGCCTGATCGCGGCCTCGGGCACCGGGGTCGTGCTTGCCGTCGCGTTGTTCATCCGCGAGCAGATCGGCGGCAGGGTCATCCGGAGCAAGACGTATGGCACCGAGATATCCTCCAAGCATATACGCCTGGAGAAGGAGATGGAGATACTGAAACAGCGCGGAAACCAGATGGTGATCTTCGAATTGCAGGGGAGCCTCTTTTTCGGGACAACGGATCAGCTCTTTACCGCCATCGAGGAGGAGATAAAAACGCGAACCTACGTCATTTTGGACATGCGGCGCGTCCAAACGGTGGATATGACGGCCACGCATATGCTCGAACAGGTCAAGACCCGGCTCGCCGAACGCAACGGATTCCTGATTTTCAGCCAGATCCCCAAAAATATTCCAAGCGGAAAGGACATCCAGGAGTACTTTGACCAAGTGGGGCTGGTAAAATGGAAAAGCACGACAAGGGATTTCAACGAGCTTGACGCCGCCATTCAATGGGTGGAAGACCGCATCCTCAAGGGGGCCGCCGTGGAACGCGCCGAGGAAGAGCGCCTTAAGCTGCATGAACTGGAGCTTTTCAGGGGGCGGAAGGAAGAAACCCTGGCCGTCCTTGAGTCGCGGATGGAGAAGCGCTCGTTTAAGGCCGGCGAACGGATTTTTGCCTCCGGCGATCCCGGCGACGAGCTTTTCCTGATACGAAGGGGGGAGGTTCGCATACTGCTTCCTTTGGATAAGAACCATACCCACCACATCGCCACATTCGGGCGGGGCACCTTTTTCGGCGAGATGTCTTTTCTGGACGGGAGCGCCCGGTCGGCGACCGCGCTCGCCTACACCGATTCCGATCTGTATGTGCTTTCGCGGAAAGCTTTTGACGACCTCGCGGGGGACCACAAGATGGCCGCGATCAACCTGCTGGACGGCCTTGCGCGGCTGCTGGCAAGCCGGTTGCGCTACGCAAACGCCGAAATGCACGCCCTGCGGTCATAA
- a CDS encoding flagellar biosynthesis anti-sigma factor FlgM, with the protein MDKNVGNSSGLRMDLIKKYRKQIREQTYVVRSDEIAQKMAQELFVSSPFFKGPQIRGKK; encoded by the coding sequence ATGGACAAGAACGTCGGGAACAGTTCCGGTTTGAGGATGGACCTCATTAAAAAGTACCGGAAGCAGATTCGGGAGCAGACCTATGTGGTCCGTTCCGACGAGATCGCGCAGAAAATGGCGCAGGAACTCTTTGTTTCCAGCCCCTTTTTCAAGGGTCCGCAGATACGGGGGAAAAAATGA
- a CDS encoding prolipoprotein diacylglyceryl transferase: MFPVILQIGPLKLFTYGLMAAIGLLVGVTLAARRAEKE, from the coding sequence ATGTTTCCGGTAATACTGCAAATCGGCCCGTTGAAACTCTTCACCTACGGCCTGATGGCGGCCATCGGTCTGTTAGTAGGAGTAACGCTTGCCGCCCGCCGCGCGGAAAAAGAGTGA
- a CDS encoding type II toxin-antitoxin system Phd/YefM family antitoxin, whose amino-acid sequence MTRLKVSAARKDFAETINKAAYGKERILIEKFGKDVAAVVPIDDLRLLEELEDHLDLESVRKAIASPKNSKPVAWNKVKKDLGL is encoded by the coding sequence ATGACCAGACTCAAGGTAAGCGCGGCGCGCAAGGATTTCGCGGAAACGATTAACAAGGCCGCCTATGGCAAAGAGCGGATCCTCATCGAAAAGTTCGGCAAGGATGTGGCCGCCGTGGTGCCTATCGACGATCTGCGGCTCCTTGAAGAACTGGAAGATCATCTGGACCTGGAATCCGTCCGCAAAGCCATCGCCAGCCCTAAAAACAGCAAGCCGGTCGCCTGGAATAAGGTGAAAAAGGATTTGGGCCTTTGA
- a CDS encoding rod shape-determining protein: MIFDSLLGLFSNDLAIDLGTANTLVFVKGRGIVLREPSVVAVHAESKKVLAVGHEAKKMLGRTPGSIVALRPMKDGVIANFEYTEAMIRHFFQKVHNRKTLIKPQVIIAVPSGITQVEKRAVRDSALSAGARYVYLVEEPMAAAIGVGLPIEAPSGNMILDIGGGTTEVAVISLSGIVYSRSVRVAGDELDEAVITYMKRKYNLLIGERMAEDIKIKIGSAYPREQKKTMEVKGRDLVAGIPRTLIVSDEEVREALSEVVAVIVDTVKTALERIPPELAADIVDKGIVMAGGGALLGGLDALLREQTGLPIIVAEDPLSAVAMGVGKTLEHLDLLKQVAI, encoded by the coding sequence ATGATATTCGATTCGCTGTTGGGGCTCTTTTCAAACGATCTCGCCATAGACTTGGGCACCGCCAATACCCTCGTGTTCGTCAAGGGGCGCGGCATCGTGCTGCGCGAGCCCTCGGTGGTGGCCGTGCATGCCGAAAGCAAGAAGGTTCTGGCCGTGGGGCATGAGGCGAAAAAGATGCTCGGCCGCACCCCCGGCTCCATCGTGGCATTGCGCCCGATGAAGGACGGCGTTATCGCGAACTTCGAATACACCGAAGCGATGATCCGCCACTTCTTCCAGAAAGTGCATAACCGCAAAACGCTTATCAAGCCGCAAGTGATCATCGCCGTGCCCAGCGGCATCACGCAGGTGGAAAAACGCGCCGTGCGCGACAGCGCCCTGAGCGCGGGCGCCCGCTATGTCTACCTCGTCGAGGAACCGATGGCGGCCGCCATCGGCGTCGGCCTGCCGATCGAAGCCCCGTCGGGAAACATGATACTGGACATCGGCGGCGGCACCACCGAAGTGGCCGTCATATCCCTCTCCGGCATCGTCTATTCCCGCTCCGTCCGCGTGGCGGGCGACGAACTGGACGAAGCGGTGATCACCTACATGAAACGCAAGTACAACCTCCTTATCGGCGAACGGATGGCGGAGGATATCAAAATCAAGATCGGCTCGGCCTACCCCCGCGAACAGAAAAAAACGATGGAAGTGAAGGGGCGCGACCTCGTGGCCGGCATCCCGCGCACGCTCATCGTCAGCGACGAAGAGGTGCGCGAGGCCCTGAGCGAAGTGGTGGCGGTCATCGTGGATACCGTGAAAACCGCGCTGGAGCGCATCCCGCCCGAACTGGCCGCCGATATCGTGGACAAGGGAATCGTCATGGCGGGCGGCGGCGCCCTGCTGGGGGGGCTGGACGCCCTGTTGCGCGAGCAGACCGGCCTGCCGATCATCGTGGCGGAAGACCCGCTCTCGGCGGTGGCGATGGGCGTGGGCAAAACGCTGGAACACCTTGACCTCCTCAAGCAGGTCGCCATCTAG